The genomic region CGACGCTCGCGTCGTGGTTGTTGGTTTTATCTGGAGGTGAGGGGAATTGAACCCCTGACCTCTTGCATGCCATGCAAGCGCTCTAGCCAACTGAGCTACACCCCCAAAGACAACGAAATAATTATGAAGGAAATTCCATTTTAGGTCAAGCCCTGAAGCAGGAGTGCCAGAAGAATGTGCGACATGAATTGCTTTTTTTTTATAAATGCGTTATTCTATTAACAATGCTTATTATGCGTTACGGGGGCACATATATGTTACCATTCTACTTTCTTTCCGTCACCACAAATTTAATGATGGGGGGGATTTTACTCCTTTCCGCAAAAAACAAAGAGGAATTCAACATCAAATATCCTCTTTTAAATGATCCGACTTTCTTGCTGGTACTCCTGATCTTTTCAGGAATTTCAGCCGTATTTAAACTGCTTAGCCCCGTTGTTGGCCCCGCCGGAGGAAGTGCTCCGATAGTCGGCGATATTATCCCCGCACTTTCAGGTATACTCGGTTGTATCGTATTTTTTGACCGCTGGGTTAAAGCCTCTGAAAATCATTTGACGCTGCCGCCGTTCTTTACCCGTATTCTTGCCTTTGAACAGCCGATAGGCTTCTTCTGCCTGTTTGCCGGTGTTACTCACCTGCTTTTTTCACAGGTACTGTTCTTATAGCCTATGCGCCAATCGGTAGTAGGTATTGTCCGCAAGGATAACAAGTTCCTGCTTGGCTTGCGAACACCAGGCGGCGATGTCGGAGAGCATTGGGAGTTTCCGGGAGGAAAGTGCGAAGAAGGCGAAACGCATCAGCAGGCTTTAATCCGCGAGTATGAAGAGGAACTCGCCGTCCGCATATCCGTCGGGCAATTCATTGCACATAAGCATTTCCAAAACGAACACCGTAATTTCGATCTTTTTGCTTACGAAGTAATTATTCCAAAGGATCGACCATGTGCTTCTTCCGTGCATTCTGAATTAAAATGGTTTTCGATTGATGAGCTGCAGGATATTTCGATTGTCCCGTCTGATGCGCTGTTCATTCCCGAACTCCGAAAGTTTTATCGGTTATAATTGTGAAAAATATGATACGGGGCGGCAGTACTACAACATTATGCACCATCGCTTGTCTCTTGTTCTGCTTGGTTTCTTGTACACGGCATGCAAGTTTGGATTCAATTACGCTGCCGTCCGATTCCGCCTTAAACGATGCCGACCGGTTTGCCGTAATTACCGAGACGTATATCTCGTTAAAAGATAGCCCGGGAGTAAACGGTATTATTGTCAACCATGCGCGGCGAAAGGAGATTTACGAAGTAACAGGAACGCAATTCGTATCAAGAGATTCGGAGAGCGAACTGTGGGTACACCTTACGGATGGCTGGCTGCAACGCTCCTGTGTAGAGTTATACCCAAGCAGGGCAAAAGCCGAAACAGCTGCCGCCCGGTTAAAATAAAATGGAAGAATACCCTCAATAGCCGAGTGCGCGCAGGGGTATCCTAAGGAGAGATTATGCCTCAGAAGATCGGAACGGTTTCGCGGGGATTGATAGCACCCATTGTACATGCCGGAGATGATATTGCCGCAATAGCGGTTGATACGCTCTTGTCGGCGGCGGAAACGGAAGGCTTTTCCATTCATGACCGGGATATCCTTGCCATAACGGAGTCCGTGGTGGCACGCTCGCAGGGGAATTATGCTTCCATCGACCAAATTGCCACCGACATACGGGCAAAATTCGGAACCGAGCACATCGGATTAGTTTTCCCTATATTGAGTAGAAATCGTTTTGCTATCTGCTTGGAGGGTATCGCAAAGGCGGGAAACAGACTGACGGTTGTGCTGAGCTACCCTTCCGACGAGGTAGGCAACCGACTGATGGATCCTGATACGGGTAAAGCGGAAGCGATAAATCCGTGGCAGGATACTTTTACAGCTGAGGAGTTTACGCAGCGCTTCGGGGCATATAAACACCCGTTTACGGGTATCGATTATATCTCTTTTTATAACTCAATCATTAAAAAATACAATGCACAATCTTCTATCCTACTGGCAAATGATCCGTGCGCTGTTCTTTCCGAAACAAAATATGTACTCGCCTGCGATATCCACACGCGGGAAAATACGAAACGGCGCTTAGCGGAACACGGTGCGAGCCGCGTGTACGGGCTTGACGATGTACTGTCCCACCCTGTTAACGGTAGCGGATATAACAACAAGTACGGATTGCTCGGATCAAACAAGGCGACGGAAGATTCCATCAAGCTCTTTCCGAACAATTGCCAAGCATTGGTAGAAAAGATTCAGTGCATGCTTAAAGAAAAAACCGGCAAAACGGTTGAAGTGATGGTATACGGCGACGGAGCATTTAAAGACCCTGTCGGAAAGATTTGGGAGCTTGCCGATCCTGTTGTGTCCCCCGGCTTTACCGCAGGACTATCCGGAACGCCGCATGAGGTAAAATTGAAATACCTTGCGGACAACAACTTTAAGGATTTGTCCGATAAAGAACAGTACCAAGCAATGGTTACTTACATCAGCGAGCATAAAAAAAATGCCCTTTCGTCACAGATTGATCAAAAAGAAGCCCAAGGAACGACCCCTCGCCAATTAACCGACTTAATCGGTTCGCTATGCGACCTTACCTCCGGCAGCGGCGATAAAGGGACACCGATCATTTTTATTCAAGGCTACTTTAATAAATTCGGTGAATGAAATACTGAATATTGGTACTGACGAAAGGGAAATCGAACCAGATAAATAGATACACAGCATAATAGTAGGAAAGAAAAAATCATAAGAGTTATTAAAATTTTATTTTTTATCATTCCAACAGCCCCTAATTGTTTTAGTTAAAATTGCTGGATACGTATTATTTTTGCCATTATTCAATATTTTACTTAGGAATTTCATATTCTTTTATTTTATATGTATCCATATTGTTCCCTTCAACCAAATACTCTAAAAATAAAGTCTTATTATCAAATTTAGTTTTTTTTCCTATACAAAACCAATAACACCCAGCACGAAAAATATCATGCGGTAGTATGAGTATAGTACTTTTTCCAGCATTAAATATATCTACTATCGAAATAGTAGTATCTGCACAGAGAACCAATTCGTTATTCAAATCTACAAAATTTGTTACAAGAAAAATATGATTTGAAAATTTTTCATACTTGGTAGAAAAGAAATATGATGATATATCCGGTGCAACAGCACTACCAAAGTCAATCCTTAGTATATCTTCATTAAGCCAATACATACGAGGATCAAGCCTCGTAATTCCTTCAATTTTTATATTCTTTCTATTTCTCAGATTAACCGCTTCAATGGTAGTATACGCCTTGTCATATTTATAGATACTAACGGTCCAATCTCCTTTTTTATCGGCAACTTGTAAAACTTGCCCACACGCGATATGCGCAACAAAAATAAAGACTACACTGAAAATAAGCTTTCGTTTTAAGGCCATCGACGTCCTCCTTGACTTTGAATTGATGAATCACTAAATTAAAAAAAATCAGCTGTTCTCACTGAAAGGGGATTTATCCAATCAATGTCTTAATTAGCATAAAAAAGCAAATCAGAAAAACAAAGACCGTTGCGACTAACCCTTTAATATTAGAAGGTGATACTTTATCATTGTTACAGTCATTTTTGAAATCTAAATAGCAAGTTGGAAACATTCCTGCACCAGCAATAGCACCGAGGAGATAATATAAAATTTAGGTTCCTCTATATCCAATTATATACAATATAATTACAATAAAACATGTCACTAAAGTAATATAAAAACAAATCCGAGCAGTCCGCCTATTCATCCTATTCTTTCGCCTTTTCAGTTTTCAGAAGTTCCCTATATCATAACCACCATGTCCAATCAAAGGCGCTGATCTTACCGCTTATAAGCATATCTTCAGGGTATGCGTGCCAATATTTCATCGGCATATTCCACCAGCATTTATCTTTTATCTTTTCTTTTCTGCCAATACATCCAATTCTTGAAGTAATATTTCATTAATTGTTATTTCAAAGAATAATGCTGTTGTAATAAATATTGTAATGTTAATGCTCTTAATCTATCTATCATACTGACTTTTATAAATACATTATTCGTCATATCGTAAATAACATTCTCTGTCTCCATTTCATAAGAATACTTTTTGCCATCCATTGTAATTAATTCAATATGATAAACTCCTTCAAATATCACGCACTTAGGTACATTTTCTATTGCGATCTCCTTTCCATTCTTTATTTCATTTAATAGATCAGAAAATCTTTGTGCATCTCCATCATAAAAAATAATATCGTTGGATAAGTTATTATTCACTATTAAATACATTTTTAATTTCCCAATAAACTTTAATTGCTTATCAATTTTAGGCGACCTATCATTTATAACACTTATAGACAAATACAACAAACCAACGCAAAACATAAAAGCAAAAACACAAAAAATAAATAAACACTTCTTTTTCATTTACTCACCCCTCAACGTTTTTCTCATATATCTTCCTTAGAGTATATATTTGCTTACCACACATACCCCGGCCATTAAAGCTTTCTGTCCCAGTAGCAGTAACACCTTTGCATCCGACAACATCAACATTATTGCCGAAGGCTCCCTCCCATTTATCTTCGACATCGCCTTGAAAATAATTTTTCAAAAATTATAGTTTTAAGATTTTTATATCCCCATAGACGACCTTTCCTCTAAACACATGAAAAACTCAGTTTTTATTCAGCATTTATTTTTGTGCAGTAACGCCGTAGACGGTATGCATATTTTCAAAAGCGGACGTCGAAAGACTCCAACCCCTGATACTGCGCAGCCGTAATTGTAAAATTGGAAATATACGCACGGGGATGACTGTGCTGTACCACATTGAAAAAGTCATAGAGCGTGGCGCCGTCTCCTTCTGCAAATATCTCCACCGAATAGTCGGGACAGTTCCGTACCCAGCCGGTAATGCCGAATTCCCGTGCAACCTGTACCGTCCAATAACGGAACCCGACGCCCTGCACCCGTCCTTCCACAAGGGCACGAGCTGCTTTCCGTTCGGTAGTATGCGGCGCATCCTTACGCATAGCGTATCCTCAAAAAAATGACCTCTTTCAACATACCGGTGAACTTATCCTACTTATGCGCAAAGCCCAGCGCTTCCGCCGCATCGATTATCGGTATGCCGAGGTCTTCCGCATACTCGATACCGTTCTGCACTCCTGCTAAAACCTGTTCTATTTGGTGCGCATCAGCATTGCAGATAATACGGGCATTTTTTTGCGCCGCTCGTTTCCAAAACGCTGCTACGGGATATTGATAGTCCGCACCGTAATCCCGCCGCACCTTCGATTTAATCAACCCGTAGCCATTGATTTCAAGCGGCATTCCCAAATCATTTGCAGCATCGATGAGCGCATCAATGCAGGTAAGGCAGTCCGCATCAATAGACCGGATGCTACTCAAAAACAAATCGGGATGAGCCAAAAATGCATAGAGCCCCGACTTCATCCCTTCAATCGTAAAATCGATATAGGTATGCAGCAGGCGTCTTTCGGTAACGGTCGCAATATATTCAAGTCCGCCGTGCAGCGGAAACCAGTGTGAACCGAACACCAAATAGTCGGCTCCGTAGCGGCCGATTAACTCATCCTTAAACCAGCTGCGGTGCTGCGGCGACCATTCACATTCAAAACCGAAATACACGGGAAAATCAGCTTCCTTTTTTGCGTCTTCAACAAGGCGCTTATACAGTGGTATATCCGCTGCTGCCATCCGGCAATAGAGCCACATGTCGTCATGGGGATAAGGACAATGGTCGGAAAACCCAAGCGCAGAACAACCGTCGGATGCTGCCTGCCGTACATAATCAAGCGGAGTGCCCTCAGCGTGTTTGCACAGATAAGTGTGGGTATGAAAATTACTGAGCATAAAAAAAGTATATCGGTAAGCCCCTCAAATGTCAAACTTCCGCCGGGTAAACGTCAGGGTAAACGCATCAGGCCGTTTTTTTAACACCCCCGCGGAAAAATTGAGACTATTCGACCAGAGTTGAACGGCCTCCTGATTTTTCGGGGATATTGCCAAAGCATCTGATGCGATTGTCCTGTGCGTCAGAGAGTGTTTTGTGCCCAAAGGCGGATAATCGGTTCGAGGCTGTCAATACGGAAGCCCTGTGCGAACACATCGGCTTGTTCTTTGCTGCCCTGCCATTGCTGATAGGGATTATCGTAATTAGTTTCTAAAAATTGATAGATGATATTTTCGGCGTTGTTTTGTTCGTTGCCAAAGAACGATAATTTTTGTACTGCCGAATGTTGGAGAATCGTACGGATTGCCGAGCGGACTTCTTTAAAGAAGAGATCGCGATAGATGCCGTAGCTTTTGCCCGTTACTTTTTTTACCGTTTCGGCGATGGATGCCGGTAAACCTTTAGATTCATTGATAGGGTATATTTGAACGGGAGCCGATGCTTCTTCTACAGTCGGCTGGACTGATACAGACTTACCAGCGGCTAGTTTAAGTACTTCCTGCCGGTCTGCAACCGGTCGACCCGATGCGGCTTTACTTGTTTCAGAACCGATCGATGCAGATTTAATTGATACAACCGATTTCGTACTCTTTCTTGATTCGGATGCTGCTACTGTGTTTTTTTGCAATACTTTTTTTGCAGACGGCATCGCAGCTCCGGACACGGAAGCCGAATTAGCCTGAGCATTTTTTTTCGTCTCTTTTTTCTTACGTATGGAAGCAGTTTCCTTTTCCGCTTTGTTCGTTTCTTGAACCGATACTTTTTCAGTCTGTTTTTTTGACCGTTTTGCCGCTTTTGCTTTTTTTACAGCCGGTACCGGCAATCCTTTAGCCTGCGAAGGCGGAGACTGATCAGCTGGTTCCACACAGAGCTTCAACTTCTTCCAAGCACGTTGTAGGTATAGATCCCCGGAGATGCTGTAATAGTACCCTTGTGCTACATTCGCGAGCACTGCATGAAGCAGCTCTTCATCTTTCCAATTACGCACTCTGCCTACTTTTATCGCATGAAAAATTGCATAATGATTGGTACCGTACTTTCTGCTATACAAGAGCAATATATTTTCAAAAGCACCATCAGCATAGCGATTCCAATATTTCATAATATAGGCGAGTACCTTATCTTCAACACGGGTTATAGACGTAGAAATAGTTATCGATGCAATTTGTTTTTTAGTAAAAACAATCTTTGAGAAATCGATAACGGAAGTCTGCGCCCTTTGAATCGCTCTCCGCGCTTTTTCCTGAGCATCTTTCCGACTACATTCTTCACGGTATTCTCTTACCGAAGAAATTGTATCGGTAATATACATACGAATGATATCGGCAGCCTGCCGCATATCGGCAGCATGATACTTGAGCCTTTCGGCATACCGCGTGTATTTTTCGGTAAAACTAATGGCGGCAAATCGATTCGGAGAAATGGCATTAATGACATTTTCGCATACTTTAATAATCGTATAAACCTTCGCACGCTTAAGCGGGGCAATGGTATTCGCAAAAAAGACAATAACCCTTTTTACCTGAATAATAGTCCTATCCGCAAGCTGAATAAGCGAATCGGTAAACAAAATATGAAATCGATAATCACGCTTTCGGTAATAAGTCATCAACTGCACCCGCATCTTATTATCAGGATATCGATGTATTAATTTTGTATTATAGAGCCGCAATGCCTCTGCTTGCCTATTCAAAGAACGGAATTCAAAATAACGTTCAATGTCAGGATCTTCGCTCAGACTGAGTCCGGGAAATTCTTGCTTTAAAATATAAACATCAAGTTCGGTAAGTTGCCGCATAATATATAACTTTTAGATTGATTATAGCAAAAAAAAGGGTTGCTTCCTAGTAGGAGGCAACCCTTTCCGTCACTCTTTAATGCTTAGCGCAACAGCGACATCACACTTTGAGTCTGCTGGTTTGCTTGTGCAAGCATTGCCGTACCGGACTGCGTCAGGATCTGGTTTCTGGTGAATTCTACCATCTCCTTAGCCATGTCAACATCACGTATGCGTGACTCCGAGGCTTGGAGGTTTTCCGCTGCAACATTGATACCGACAACGCTCATTTCGAGTCTGTTCTGGTATGCACCAAGATCAGCCCGCTGCTTGTTGATCTTCTTGATGGCTTCATCAATGGTACCGATTGCACGGTTTGCTGTTTCAGGCGTATCGATTGTAAGGATCGATTCGTCACCAATGTCGCGAACACCAAGTGCTTTAGCGGTCATAGTACCGACATACGCACGTACGCGCTGATCCATGTTGGCGCCGATATGGAACCACATAGAGGCGGTAACGGTGTTTTCTCCTGTTTCACGAGCGAAACGACCGGTAAGCATATTCATACCGTTGAACTGTGCGTGACTTGCGATCCGGTCAACTTCAGCAACAAGCTGAGATACTTCAACCTGGATGTACAAGCGGTCTTCAGCGCTGTAAATACCGTTTGAAGACTGAACGCTTAATTCACGGATACGCTGCATAACATCAGTTGTTTCCTGCAAGAACGCTTCGGCAACTTGAATAAAGGAAATGCCGTCTTGAGCGTTGGCACTTGCTCTATTTAAGCCGCGGATTTGGCTTCGCATTTTTTCGGAAACTGCTAAGCCGGAAGCATCATCCCCTGCACGATTGATGCGTAAACCGGATGAAAGTTTTTCTATGTTTTTCTGAGTATACACGTTGGTTTGACCAAGAGTTCTCTGTGCAAACATAGCGCTCATGTTGTGATTAATGATCATATTGCTACTCCTTCGGCGATTTTTGACGAGTTTTTTACCTTACGGCGTCCGTCACGGCATCCCTGCCGATATGTCAATAATTATTTTCCAGATCCTCTGCTATCCGACACAGAAGAACGTAACACAATGCAAGGCGCACAACCTTTTCACTGTGCTTATTACATATATCGGAGTTATAGCAAAACACTTAAGAAGAAAAATTAAAAAATATAAAGGTTATCGGTAGATTTAGATCAGGATCAACGTATTACATGCATATTACAAACCTCTTTCGATAAATAGTAAAAACTGATAGACTATTTATCGCTTATAACAGAAGTGGGTAAGGAGCGTAATGACACCGCATACATTCGAAGTTTTAGAATTTTTCCGCATCGCGGAGATTATCGCAGGATATTGTAAATCTGAAGAGGCACGAGTACGCTGCCTACAAAAACGGCCGCTGCAAGATGCGGCGGAGATTGCCGCAACGAAAGAGCTCGGTCGGGATATTCTCTCGTTTTTGCAAGCTGACGAACCGCTGCCTATTAAAAATCTCCCACCGCTCGCTTCCGTATTAAAACAGCTGCATACCGCAGGCGTTTGCCTTACCGTAGAGGAACTCTACGCGGCGGGGCTTTTAGCGCTGCAAGTCGGTGAGTTGAAGGCGTGGGCTATAAAGCAAAAGCGGACGGACAGTGCCGCATGTACGCTCATCGAATCGATACCGCCGCTTCCGCAAACCGAGCAGGCGGTGTTTTCGTTTATCGATAAAAACGGAGCACTGCGCGATATCCCCTCGTTGACGGCAATCCGAAAAAAGATGCAACGTATCGAAGCCGATATCGAAAAAACAATGCGGAGCTACTGCACCGACGAGTCTACCAAGGGAATGCTGCAAACGCCTACGCCCGTGCTGCGGAACGGCAGGCAGGTTATTGCCGTGCGTTCCAACTTTAAGGGGCGGATTAAGGGCATTATCCACGAATACTCCCAGTCGGGGCAAAGCTTTTACCTTGAACCTGAAAGCATTGTACTGCGTAATAACGAATTGATGCGGGCGCAGGCAGAGTATGAACAGGAGCTGCACCGCCTGTTGGTGAGCATCAGTGCAAAGCTCGCGGAGGAAGCGGAAGCGCTTGAACGGGCATACGATCTTGTGCTGGAACTGGATTGCGCCGCGGCCGCCGCCCGCTGGGCATATACGGAAAACGGTGTGTTTGTACCCGACACGGGGAATTCTCAGTACTTTTATTTACAGACGGCGCGGCACCCGCTACTCGGCGCGGCGGCGGTTCCCATCGACCTGAAACTGGCACCGGAAGAGCGGATACTGATTATCACCGGGCCAAACACCGGCGGCAAAACCGTCAGTTTAAAGACCGCCGCCCTCTTTGTTCTATTGAATCAAACCGGCTGGCCGGTACTCGCAGGGGAAGAAACACGGCTGCCGGTGTTCCGCTACGTCGGCTGCGCTATCGGAGATGAGCAGTCGCTCGACCGCTCGCTTTCCACCTTTTCCGCCTATATGCGCACCGTCGGGGAGCTTTTGGCGGCGGCGGATGAAGAAAGCCTTATCCTCCTCGACGAACTCGGCAGCGGTACCGACCCTCAAGAGGGCGGCGCACTCGCCATGGCGATTTTGGATGAGCTGTTTGCCCGCCGCTCGCGGGTCTTTGTAACGAGCCATCACGGTGTACTGAAAAACTATGCGTACCGGAAAAGCGGCTGCGTGAATGCCTCCGTATCCTTTGACGAGGCGACACTGCGCCCTTCATACCGGATACTGATGGGCATCCCCGGTGAAAGCCGCGCCGTCGATATTGCAGAAAAAAACGGATTAAGCCCCGACGTTATCCGCGCCGCACGTGCGTATATGGCAGACAGTTCCGCCGATGCCGCCGCCCTCATCAAGGGGCTGATGGAAAAGCATGAGCAGCTCGCCGTCTTTGAGCGGGAAAAAGACGAGACAGAAAAGGCGTTGCGAGAAAAGCAGCGCCGCTTCGATTTAAACACGCTCAAGCTTCGCCAAAAAGAGCAAGTTCTCCGCTTGCAGGGCTATAAACGGTTGAATGATCTATTTGAGCAAAAACGTAACGAAATAGAAAACCTTGTGCGGGAAATCCAAGAAGGGGAACTGACGCACGAAAAAACGACTAAGCTCAAGCAGTTCTTTGCCGATTTCGGGGCAACACTTGCAGAAGAGCAAACGGATATCCGCAATGAACAGGAGGAACTTTCCACCCTACAGCAGGCGCTTCGAAATCGTGAGCAGGCACAAGCACACGGAAAACCGGCAAACGGTATGCCTGCAACCGGCGTTTTGGCAAACGGCGTTCTCGCATGCGACGCTTCTGCAAGGGAAACACTTGCCGAAGGCATAGAAGTGTTTATCCCCCACCTACATCGGCGCGGCATCATTATCCGGAAAGAAAAAAAGAATTGGCTGGTGGCGGTCGATACCGTTAAGATGACATTCCCCGCCGATAAACTTGAACCGCTTAACACACCAGCAGCCGCACCGTTACGCAC from Treponema vincentii harbors:
- a CDS encoding (deoxy)nucleoside triphosphate pyrophosphohydrolase, yielding MRQSVVGIVRKDNKFLLGLRTPGGDVGEHWEFPGGKCEEGETHQQALIREYEEELAVRISVGQFIAHKHFQNEHRNFDLFAYEVIIPKDRPCASSVHSELKWFSIDELQDISIVPSDALFIPELRKFYRL
- a CDS encoding coenzyme F420-0:L-glutamate ligase, yielding MPQKIGTVSRGLIAPIVHAGDDIAAIAVDTLLSAAETEGFSIHDRDILAITESVVARSQGNYASIDQIATDIRAKFGTEHIGLVFPILSRNRFAICLEGIAKAGNRLTVVLSYPSDEVGNRLMDPDTGKAEAINPWQDTFTAEEFTQRFGAYKHPFTGIDYISFYNSIIKKYNAQSSILLANDPCAVLSETKYVLACDIHTRENTKRRLAEHGASRVYGLDDVLSHPVNGSGYNNKYGLLGSNKATEDSIKLFPNNCQALVEKIQCMLKEKTGKTVEVMVYGDGAFKDPVGKIWELADPVVSPGFTAGLSGTPHEVKLKYLADNNFKDLSDKEQYQAMVTYISEHKKNALSSQIDQKEAQGTTPRQLTDLIGSLCDLTSGSGDKGTPIIFIQGYFNKFGE
- a CDS encoding acylphosphatase; this encodes MRKDAPHTTERKAARALVEGRVQGVGFRYWTVQVAREFGITGWVRNCPDYSVEIFAEGDGATLYDFFNVVQHSHPRAYISNFTITAAQYQGLESFDVRF
- a CDS encoding PHP domain-containing protein, whose product is MLSNFHTHTYLCKHAEGTPLDYVRQAASDGCSALGFSDHCPYPHDDMWLYCRMAAADIPLYKRLVEDAKKEADFPVYFGFECEWSPQHRSWFKDELIGRYGADYLVFGSHWFPLHGGLEYIATVTERRLLHTYIDFTIEGMKSGLYAFLAHPDLFLSSIRSIDADCLTCIDALIDAANDLGMPLEINGYGLIKSKVRRDYGADYQYPVAAFWKRAAQKNARIICNADAHQIEQVLAGVQNGIEYAEDLGIPIIDAAEALGFAHK
- a CDS encoding flagellin translates to MIINHNMSAMFAQRTLGQTNVYTQKNIEKLSSGLRINRAGDDASGLAVSEKMRSQIRGLNRASANAQDGISFIQVAEAFLQETTDVMQRIRELSVQSSNGIYSAEDRLYIQVEVSQLVAEVDRIASHAQFNGMNMLTGRFARETGENTVTASMWFHIGANMDQRVRAYVGTMTAKALGVRDIGDESILTIDTPETANRAIGTIDEAIKKINKQRADLGAYQNRLEMSVVGINVAAENLQASESRIRDVDMAKEMVEFTRNQILTQSGTAMLAQANQQTQSVMSLLR
- a CDS encoding endonuclease MutS2, which translates into the protein MTPHTFEVLEFFRIAEIIAGYCKSEEARVRCLQKRPLQDAAEIAATKELGRDILSFLQADEPLPIKNLPPLASVLKQLHTAGVCLTVEELYAAGLLALQVGELKAWAIKQKRTDSAACTLIESIPPLPQTEQAVFSFIDKNGALRDIPSLTAIRKKMQRIEADIEKTMRSYCTDESTKGMLQTPTPVLRNGRQVIAVRSNFKGRIKGIIHEYSQSGQSFYLEPESIVLRNNELMRAQAEYEQELHRLLVSISAKLAEEAEALERAYDLVLELDCAAAAARWAYTENGVFVPDTGNSQYFYLQTARHPLLGAAAVPIDLKLAPEERILIITGPNTGGKTVSLKTAALFVLLNQTGWPVLAGEETRLPVFRYVGCAIGDEQSLDRSLSTFSAYMRTVGELLAAADEESLILLDELGSGTDPQEGGALAMAILDELFARRSRVFVTSHHGVLKNYAYRKSGCVNASVSFDEATLRPSYRILMGIPGESRAVDIAEKNGLSPDVIRAARAYMADSSADAAALIKGLMEKHEQLAVFEREKDETEKALREKQRRFDLNTLKLRQKEQVLRLQGYKRLNDLFEQKRNEIENLVREIQEGELTHEKTTKLKQFFADFGATLAEEQTDIRNEQEELSTLQQALRNREQAQAHGKPANGMPATGVLANGVLACDASARETLAEGIEVFIPHLHRRGIIIRKEKKNWLVAVDTVKMTFPADKLEPLNTPAAAPLRTPQVIIEAELHKESRPELELRLLGMRLDEAEKCLQNQLDLALMHNMQEFSIVHGKGNGILQTMVQEKLASTPYVAEFFFARPEHGGTGKTVVHLR